From Terriglobia bacterium:
TGGCGAGCAAGTCGAGGCAGCGCTGAAGGACATCCCGGGAACAACCAGCGTGTTTGCGGAACGCACCACCGGCGGCTATTTCCTCGACTTCGACCTCAAGCGCGATCAGCTAGCAAGGTATGGACTGAAGATTGATGATGCCAATGACGTGCTGATGTCGGCCATCGGCGGCGAATCGGTCACGACCACGGTGGAAGGGCGCGAGCGCTATAGCGTCAATGTCCGTTACCTTCGCGATTACCGCTCCGACCTGGATGCGCTCCAGCGAGTGCTGGTCAACACACCATCGGGCGCGCAGGTTCCGCTGGCGCAGCTCGCCGACATCTCGCTGAAGACCGGCCCCGGCATGATCCGCGACGAGAATGGGCGGCTGAGCGGCTATGTATACGTGGACGTGAGCGGTCGTGATATCGGCAGCTACATCACGGATGCGAAGAACGCTGTTCGGCAGAAGGTCAGCGTTCCTGCCGGTTATCAACTGGTTTGGAGCGGGCAATACGAATCGATGGAGCGCGTGAAGGAGCGGCTGAAGATCGTGTTGCCAGTGACGCTCTTCATCGTTTTCCTGCTGCTCTACTTCAATACCGGTTCGGCGGTGAAGACGGGGATCATTCTGCTCGCGGTGCCGTTCTCCGCCATCGGCGCCATTTGGTTCCTCTACTTGCTGAACTACAACATGAGCATTGCCGTCTGGGTCGGCCTCATCGCCCTGCTTGGCGTGGATGCAGAGACAGCGGTCTTCATGCTGCTGTACCTCGATCTCGCGTACCACGACGCGATCAACAAGGGTCAGATGAACAGTTGGGACAATTTGAAAGAAGCGATCGTTAACGGTGCGGTCAAGCGCTTGCGGCCCAAGGTGATGACCGTTGCCTGCATGCTCTTCGGCCTGCTGCCGATCATGTGGTCGGTGGGCGCCGGTGGCGATGTGATGAAGCGCATCGCAGCCCCGATGATCGGCGGCATCATCACGTCGTTCCTCATGGAACTGGTGATCTACCCGCCGATTTTCGCCATCTGGAAGTGGAACTTCGAGGTAAAGCCGACGCTGACGAAGCAAGGGCCGAAGCCGGTTGAGCGTGCGGAGATCGAGGAGCCGGTGCATGCCTAGGGTGCGACAACTGACGGTGATGCTGCTGCTGTGTGCGGCCGTGAACGTTGCATGGTCGCAGGAGGCGCGGTACGCGGTGCCGGCGGCGTCGGTGGAGGAGCAGTTTTCGGCGTATCAGCGGGAGTTGAGCAATGCCGCGGATGAAGTGCTGGCCGCGGCGGAGCTAGGCCGGACGAGCGAGGCGAGGTCCGCGGAGGCGGCGAGCGGAGTTCCGGTCGACGAGCGTGCGGTGCAGCGGTTTGCGCGGCAATACTGGAATGGTGAAGAACAGAATGTGCGGCGAGCGATGGAACGCGTGACGCAGCTCAGGGCGACGTTGGATGCGGTCCTCGGAGAAGAGGGCGTGCCGAAGGAGGTCGCCGCGTTGGTGCTGGTGGAGAGCGGCGGGAGGCCGGCGGCGCTGTCGCCGAAGGGCGCACGCGGAGTGTGGCAATTCATGCCGGAGACGGCGCGGCGCTATGGGCTGACGGTCAGCGCGTCAAAAGACGAGCGGCTGGATGTGGCGAAGTCCACGCGCGCCGCGGCGCGGTATTTGCGCGCACTGTACGGCCAGTTTGGCGACTGGCGATTGGCCTTTGCCGCGTACAACGCGGGCGAACAGGCGGTGGCGCAAGCAGTGGCACGCGCCGGGCAAAGAGACTTTGCGCGCGTGCAGCTTCATCTGCCACGGGAAACGCGCAACTATGTGCCGGCGGTGATGGAAGCAATGGCGTTGTTGGGCGGCGGCGAAGCGATGGCGAACGGTTCCGGCAGGTCCAGCATGGGACGGGCGGTTTATGCGTCGCCGGGTGCAACCCCTTAAACCGGCGAGACAAATTCTTTACCGGCCGCCGATTCGACGGTGAGTGGAGCGAGAACCGGTTCGGCGACGGCCTCGTGGCGTGCAAATGCAAACCTCAGTAACGCCGGGGTGATGAGCGTAGTCGCAAGCACCAGAACGATGACCTGCACGTAAACACCGCGTGAAATCAGGCCGGCAGCGAAACCGATGCTGGCGGTGATGAGGCCCACCTCACCGCGCGGGATCATGCCCACGCCGACGACGATGGAATTGCGCGCGCCGAATCCGGTGGCGAAGGCGCCGGCGGCGCAACCAACGATCTTGCCGGCGACCGCCACCAGCAACAGCGCGAGGAAGAACCCGAGGTGGCCGCCCAAGTCGCGGGCGTCGATCTGCAGGCCGATGGAGACGAAGAACACGGGGCCAAAGAAGGCGTTGCACAGAGAACGAAGCGGTCCGACGATGGTTTTGCGCGCCGGAGTGGCGGCCGCAAACACGCCCGCCAGGTACGCCCCGGTAATCGCGGCCATTCCGCCCAGGTAGGCGGCAGCAAAGGCAAAAAGGAAAGCCAGCGCCAGCGCCGCCGAGGCCGTGGAGTGATTGCCGCTGGATGGTTCCGTGCGATTGAGAACGAAGCGCACCAGTCGCGGGCCGAGGGCAAAGGCGATGACCAGAAACAGCGTCATGCGCGCGATGGGGAACGCGGCGCCGGCCAGCCCGGAAGACGCCTGAGCGGGGTGCGCGGACATCGCTATGACTATCGAAAGCACAATCAAGCCAAGGACATCATCAATCACCGCCGCGCCGAGGATGGTTGCGCCGGCACGGGAGCGCATCTTGCCAAGATCGAGCAGCGTCTGTGCGGTGATGGTGACGCTGGTGGCGGTCAAGACGGTGCCGATGAAGATGGCTTCCGGCCATCCGAAACCGGCGATGCGCGACACCAGGGCGCCTCCGGCCATGGGCAGTAGAACGCCGCCGGTGGCCGCCCAGAATGCGGGAGCGACGCTGGCGCGCAGAAGACGAATGTCGGTTTCGAGCCCGGCGAGGAACATGAGCGCGACCACACCCAATTGCGCCAGCACCTGAAATACCGCCGGCAGCGAAGCAGCGTTTGGGTTGGGAGAAGAGAACCAGGAGAAGCGCCAGATGTTCAGAACGGTGGGGCCGAGCACGACACCGGCGGCGAGTTCGCCGAGAACCAGCGGCAGGCTGATGCGCGAACCCATGTGGGCCATTGCCTTGGCAAACAGGATCAGCACGGCGATGAACAACAGGCATTGCAGCGAAGTGTCCATCGAGTCCCCGTTCAGCGCTTGCCGCGCATTGCCTTCAGGCCTGAAGTTGCCAACACCGCGGCAATGCAGCCGACGAGTACCGGTAGCGGCGGTGCGCCGAAACGCAGAGTCAGAACGCCCCCGATCAACACGGCAAAGGCCAGCGTCACGCGGTCATTTTTCAGGATGGTGAGAAAGTTCAGCATCTGCTCCCTTGGAGTGCTCATTGTGCCGTCCCTACGGACTCACGTTGAAAAAAGTCACGCCTACCCAGGGCTGCGCCCTGGGCTACCAGCGTTCGCCCCTACGGGGTTTCGGCGCTGCGCGCCTCGGTCACGACTGAAGTCATGACCTACCGCGCGGCGCCTAACTACGTGAGCCGAAGCGCAGTCGCGGGTCAGAAACCCGCCACACGCTTTCGAGCGGTTTTGCAATTACTGCAGCCACCGTTTCAGGTACCTCAGCGGCTGAAGCCGGAACGATAGCAACGCCTTTTCGCAGGCCTGAAGTGTGTCCGCGAGAACTTCAGTCGTGCCTACGGCACTAAATATTTTCCCCACTTTGCCCCGCCGCTGAAGCGGCGGGCTACTATCAATCGCCCCGCTGTGGCTTCAAAATCGCGACTTCGTACCACAGGCAACCATGCCAGGCTAGTTCTCACGCACACTCTAAAGGCCTGCGCCACCCACCCACGGGGACCGATACAGAAAATCCTGAAACGCTCAGTGCATGTGCAGTACCGCTCAGTGCATGTGCAGCAGAAGCGCAAACAGCACGGCAGCCATTCCGGTTGCACCGAGCCACAGCATGGAACGGTTGAACGTTTTGTGAAACCAGGGCCGAGCGATGCCGTCGCGCGCGCGCTGGCGTTCGTGTCGGAGCAGTTGCGCGATCAGACGGCGCTCGTCGAGCGTGCGGGCGCATTCCAGCGCACGGCGCGCTAATTCATATCCTTTGGCCGGGACGCGCAGAGTGAAGTAAAGCTGCGCCAGCTTGAATTGCGCGTGAAAATTCTCCGGCTCAAGATCGGAGGCGCGCGTCAGGTGATCAATCGCAGGGTAAATCCGGCTGGTCATCGCGTAGGCCACCCCGAGAGCGACGTGGACGTCGGGAAGATTCGGGGCGTTTTCCAGCGCGGAGGTCAGCGACACCACGGCCGCGGCGGGCTCGCCCAGGCTGAGTTGCTCCAGGCCTTCCTGAAAATGCCGCAACGCTGGAACAGAAACTGCGCCAGGGCAGCGTGGAGCCAGCTCCATGGAACTGTCGTCGGTGGCGGAAGTGTTCATCGTGTTCACCGGGTCCCTCTTTCCTAAAGAGCGGCAACGCCGCGTTCCTCGTTGCGGATGCGGATGACCTCATCCACCTTGGAGAGAAAAATCTTGCCATCACCGATCTTGCCGCTACGGGCGGTCTGGATGATGGTCTCCACGGCAGAATCAACCAGGTTATCCGGCAAGACCAATTCGATTTTGATTTTGGGTATGAGGTCCACGCTGTACTCGCGACCGCGGTAATTCTCGGTGTGCCCTTTCTGACGGCCGTGGCCGCGGACCTCGGAGACGGTCATGCCTTCGACGCCCAGTTGATGAAGGGCGTCCTTCACGAACTCGAATTTGTTCATCTGGACGATCGCTTCGACTTTCACCATTTCACTTCCTCCGGATTGTTCTGGTTGGTGTGATGAAACTGCCGGAGCGCCGCATGCGCCCCGGCACTCCGCGATCCTAGTCGCCGCTACCGAATGAAGGAGCGGGAACCGAGACTGCTCCAAACGCCGGAGTTGCTTCCTTGGGCGCAACCGCCGTGCGCTGCATCTTCAAGACGAATTCGGGATAGCCGAGGGAACCCATCTCCGGAATGTCGAGACCTTCCAGTTCGGATTCCGGCGAAACGCGCTGTCCGACAAGCCAGTCCACCAGGGCGTTGAAGGCAAACGAGAGGCTGAAGACGAAGCCGATCAGGGTGACGACGCCAATGAGCTGGGCAATGAGCTGGGAGGGGTCGCCATGGAAGAGGCCGCGGACCGGCCCGTTGACGCCGTTCCAGCCTCCGCCGTAGTTGGCGGTGCCGTCGGCGAAGAGTCCGACGGAAATGACGCCCCAGATTCCGTTGACGCCGTGGACGGAGATGGCGCCGACCGGATCGTCCACCTTGGCGACACGCTCGAAGAACTCGCAGCTCAAGCAAACCAGCACGCCGGCGATGAGGCCGATGATGGCGGCGCCAACGGTGCTCACAAATCCGGAGGGTGCGGTGATGGCCACCAAACCGGCGAGCAGGCCATTGCCCACCATGGAAGCGTCGGGCTTGCCATAGCGCCGCCACATATAAAAGATGGCGCCGAAGGAGCCGGTGCAACCGGCCAGCATGGTGTTGACGGCAATGGTGGCGATGCGCAGGTTGCCGTTGCCGGAGGCGCCCAGCGTGCTGCCCGGATTGAATCCGAACCAGCCGAAGGCGAGGATGAAGCAGCCGGCGAGCACGATGACCATGTCGTGACCGGGCATGGCATTGGGAGAGCCGTCGCGGTTGTACTTGCCGATGCGCGGGCCGATGAGCATGGCGGCAGCCAGGGCGGTGATGCCACCGACGGCGTGCACCACGCCGGATCCGGCAAAGTCAACGTAGCCGTGGCCCAAGCCGAAGTTAGCGCCCAACTGGGAGAGCCAGCCGCCTCCCCAGGCCCAATTGGCGAACAGCGGGTAGGTGATGGCGCCCATCAGCACCGAGCAAAACGCGAAAGCGGCAAACTTCCAGCGTTCGGCGGCCGAACCGGTGACGATGGTCAGCGCCGTGTCCATGAACACCATCTGGAAGAGGAACAGAACCATCACGCCGACGTCGTAAGTGGCGCCGCTGAGGAAGAAGCCGCTGGTCCCGAAGAGACCCCAAGTCTTTCCGAGGACGGTGATCGTGAATTCATGGGTGAGCGGCGCCGCACCACCCAGGTTGAGCACGCCACCGACGCCGCCCATCTGGATGGCGAAGCCGCACACCCAGTAGGCGAACAGGCCGAAGCCGTAGACCATGAAGTTCATCATCATGGTGTGGTTGGCGTTCTTGGCGCGGCACAGGCCGGTCTCCACCAAGGCGAACCCGGCCTGCATAAACATGACCAGGAAGCCGGCGATGAGCGTCCAGGTGAAGTTAATGGCGACCTTGTTCTGGCCGGCCTGGTTGGCAAGGTCGGTGAGGGTGAGGCCGGTCTTGGGATCGGCGACGGCGACGTCGGAGACGGTGCCGGTTTTGTCGCCGGCGGGATCGCCCTTGGCAAGTTCGTCGGTGGTAGGAGCGGCTGCGTCTTTGATCACGGTGGATCCGCGCAGAACCGCAGCGGGAGCAGCGGGGGCGTTGGCCGTCGCAGATGGCGGCGTGTCTGCCCCGACAGCGATGCCGGACAGCAGCACGGCCGCTGCAAAAATCAGTGTGAGGCGTGCCAATTTCATTCTCGTTCTCCTGAAGATGTCTTTCTCGGCTTTACTGCTTCCAGATGGCATGTTTCATGTACGCCCGGTTAAGCATGCCGAGTATGGCGAAGGTACACATGCCGATGCCGAGCAGACAAAGCGCCAAGCGGATGGTGTTGGACGCTGTCAGCACAAGGCCTGCAAGCGGGAGCAGCCATCCGAGAAGCGCGACGACGATCGCGAGTAATTTCATTGCCCTCTCCTTGGTGTTGTTTAGCCCTGATCGGTGAATTCGAGCCGCTTGATGCGGTAGGTACCGGCGAGGGCCTGGATGATCAGACCCACCGCGATCACCGCGACCGCGATGCCGATAGCGGGATGGCTGGGGCGCGTCACCAGCCCAGCCGGCAGCAGCGTGAATCCGATCAGGAACAGACCCAAATAACTTGCTTGTTGGCGATTCGCAGCCATGTCGAGTTCTCCTTGAAAATCTGGTC
This genomic window contains:
- a CDS encoding lytic transglycosylase domain-containing protein, whose amino-acid sequence is MPRVRQLTVMLLLCAAVNVAWSQEARYAVPAASVEEQFSAYQRELSNAADEVLAAAELGRTSEARSAEAASGVPVDERAVQRFARQYWNGEEQNVRRAMERVTQLRATLDAVLGEEGVPKEVAALVLVESGGRPAALSPKGARGVWQFMPETARRYGLTVSASKDERLDVAKSTRAAARYLRALYGQFGDWRLAFAAYNAGEQAVAQAVARAGQRDFARVQLHLPRETRNYVPAVMEAMALLGGGEAMANGSGRSSMGRAVYASPGATP
- a CDS encoding cation:proton antiporter encodes the protein MDTSLQCLLFIAVLILFAKAMAHMGSRISLPLVLGELAAGVVLGPTVLNIWRFSWFSSPNPNAASLPAVFQVLAQLGVVALMFLAGLETDIRLLRASVAPAFWAATGGVLLPMAGGALVSRIAGFGWPEAIFIGTVLTATSVTITAQTLLDLGKMRSRAGATILGAAVIDDVLGLIVLSIVIAMSAHPAQASSGLAGAAFPIARMTLFLVIAFALGPRLVRFVLNRTEPSSGNHSTASAALALAFLFAFAAAYLGGMAAITGAYLAGVFAAATPARKTIVGPLRSLCNAFFGPVFFVSIGLQIDARDLGGHLGFFLALLLVAVAGKIVGCAAGAFATGFGARNSIVVGVGMIPRGEVGLITASIGFAAGLISRGVYVQVIVLVLATTLITPALLRFAFARHEAVAEPVLAPLTVESAAGKEFVSPV
- a CDS encoding P-II family nitrogen regulator, whose protein sequence is MVKVEAIVQMNKFEFVKDALHQLGVEGMTVSEVRGHGRQKGHTENYRGREYSVDLIPKIKIELVLPDNLVDSAVETIIQTARSGKIGDGKIFLSKVDEVIRIRNEERGVAAL
- a CDS encoding ammonium transporter; its protein translation is MKLARLTLIFAAAVLLSGIAVGADTPPSATANAPAAPAAVLRGSTVIKDAAAPTTDELAKGDPAGDKTGTVSDVAVADPKTGLTLTDLANQAGQNKVAINFTWTLIAGFLVMFMQAGFALVETGLCRAKNANHTMMMNFMVYGFGLFAYWVCGFAIQMGGVGGVLNLGGAAPLTHEFTITVLGKTWGLFGTSGFFLSGATYDVGVMVLFLFQMVFMDTALTIVTGSAAERWKFAAFAFCSVLMGAITYPLFANWAWGGGWLSQLGANFGLGHGYVDFAGSGVVHAVGGITALAAAMLIGPRIGKYNRDGSPNAMPGHDMVIVLAGCFILAFGWFGFNPGSTLGASGNGNLRIATIAVNTMLAGCTGSFGAIFYMWRRYGKPDASMVGNGLLAGLVAITAPSGFVSTVGAAIIGLIAGVLVCLSCEFFERVAKVDDPVGAISVHGVNGIWGVISVGLFADGTANYGGGWNGVNGPVRGLFHGDPSQLIAQLIGVVTLIGFVFSLSFAFNALVDWLVGQRVSPESELEGLDIPEMGSLGYPEFVLKMQRTAVAPKEATPAFGAVSVPAPSFGSGD